CAACCAAATACTCTCATAATATTGGGTCACTTTTGGcccaaaataatatcattaGTTGTTTCATAGTTGGTAGCACAAGGCCCAACATTACACCTGCATTGCAACTAGAAGTTGGTgaggcaatttgcacgattggcgTTCcaaggcgctggtctttaatggccctcaaattgctggtctataatttttatccttcgcttaaaaaggtagTCGAAAATATCCCAAgattctgagttcgaacccgcgctcattaaaaaaataaaaaatttgcagggcataagttcatatgaaactatgcctattcgctgtagttacatagaaactatacCGGACACGGCAAAGGTTTCTATGAAACTACATAGAACCTATGCCTATAGCCATAGTTGCGAAATTAAGACAGAACCTATGCCTATCCGCTATttagttacatagaaactatgtcGGACATGGCAAAGGTTTCTATGAAAGTACATAGAACCTATGCCTATAGGCATAGTTGCAAAATTAAGGCAGAACTTCATTTCCACGAACCTTTGCCGGACAAGGCATAGATTCTATGTAACTTCGTCCGAATAGGCATAGGTTCATAAAACCTtgtgccttgcgaaattattatcATTTTCAATTCTGCTGGGAATCGAACCCAGAGTCTTTGGTGCGAAAAGAATACTTTAGCCCATAAATTTTCATCAAATGAGAAgtagggccaaaaattaaagtccaaTAAGTATGAAGGGTAATCCACGCAATTTTTTGAAGTTGGTGTTCATACCGTGGAAGCTTCTCTTTGTTCAAAACGAGTCCtttagaatgtgtttgaataACTTGCAAGTGAAAACGCTCTATCCTTGCTTTTAGACCATCACAACTTTAGTGGCTATGCTTTCCCCAAAAAGTAGTACATAGATCACATTCGAAAAGATTCAAAGTTGGATACTTAATTTTAGATGACTAAAAACAGGGTTTTTGAGTAAACTTTGGAGTTAGTCCAACTAACTTTTAAATATTCTTTTGACTTGTGTACGCATTTAAAGTTTAAATCATTCGAAAGTTATCAGTTGGTTATGTTAAACTTATGGTTATTGCTTATAATGATTTTTGATTTGATCAAGACTTTTGCTATTTATTcttaatattcttttttaatccCCGAAATActcattttgaaaacaaaattttaacTCCCTCtccttttcgttttttttttttaatttgcattTTCATTAAATTGACTTGTTTTGCGCTGAATTTATTCTTGGAAGACCAGCAATGTGAGCAAGCTTACACTAATGGAGTTATAAACCAACAATGTCATATGGGATTGAATGTCGGGCTTCTAAAATCTAACATATCCACGAGATGAGTGATGCGAAAATGTGGATTCTTAGACGGATGTCTGGTCATATAAGATTAGAAATGACTACATTCACGAGAAGGCTAGAGATTTCAAGTAGCACACATCGAGGATTAAATGAGAGAAGATTGCTTGAGAAGGCATGGTCATGTCCTACGTTGACCTCCAAATACACCGATTCATTGATGTGAAACCATAGTGTCAAGTTGTTAAAAAGGGACGAGATAaacctaaaatcactaaaaAATGAAGTTGTATAAAAGTTACCTATAAATTCTTAGGATTCATATCTACCATCGAAATTGCGATATTTCAACCTATATACCTTTAATGGATGGACCTCACTCGAATCCAATATTGTGATACCCCAGCTTAGGAGGAAAGTCTCACATCGGCATAACGCAGGGGAGGTGTTGGGTATATAAGTAAGCATGCCTTACCTCCTAGTGACGCATTTTAAAGCCGTGTGGGCCTAGGCCCAAAGCGTCGAGCTAATCAAATTTAAACTTTCCATCCGTTTCAATCCAGCTAGACTCAATTGCTTTTTCACATATAATACAATAATTATCCAATGTCATTGCAACTATCAAATCCTAGTTGTGCaggcagaggcggatctagaaATTTAAGTTTGTGGATTCCCACCCAactcaaattaaaataataaaaagagacAAATCAAAGGCGTACATGGTGACCAAGAGCAACAAAGCTTAAGGATTCTTTCTCCGCCACTAGACCAACAACACACTTTATTAACGAGTTCTCCAGATTTTGACACTAAATTAGAGTTGattactttatttttcaaacaCTTACATAACTTTTTTCCATGTCTAAGTAAATTCGTGTTCTAATAAAGAATTAAACATCTTAACCTAGAAATGGTAAGGTCAAATAAGAATCCAGACGCCAAAatcctttctttttcaagttaGTACTACAAAATCTTAAAATAGATTTCTTTTGGTATTAACACTTTCGACCAGTCAATTCTTGTATGTAAAGAAGTCAATGTACTGGTCCTGCCATTAAATTATTTTGTATACCCTATATATCTTTACTATGCattcattttattttgaaattttcagttttatgcACTTACCTTGTAAAATATGACAAAGCTTCAGTCCATAAATTTGATAGTATTATTTGTATGCActaaaattttcagttttatgcACTTTATTATTTTCGACTTGGTGACATGATTTTAATTTGTAGCCACAATATGCATattttagagcccgtttggattggcttatagcttaaaaatttgtttctttataaatttgaaaaaaataagttggggtgatctaacttattttttttggcttataatttGCTTTAGAAACATTATAAAActgctttagataaactaagttaaatgggtctaattatttttttgagcttatttttaagcactaaaaaaatgactttaaatttgTCAAccaaacattttcaaaaaaaaagcaaacattataagccaacttataagccaatccaaacgggctcttacaCCACATTGTCAAATTTTATGCCAATTAAATAGCTTTGTTCGAATCGAGAAATATAAAATAATCTACATGTGAGCAAGTTTTCTTGAAACGCTACCACTTGtttataaggaaaaatagaAAGACAAATAGATAatgttgaaatcataacttctttATGAAGGTGATGTCCGAGTTAGCTTGCACAATATCTGATTATTCCATCGAACACTTGCTACCTCTCACTAACATAAATATAAAACAATTCTACCTACCAAAACTTAAGTAGAcggaaaaaaaaaccaacatTTTTTTAACTCCATTGAAATTTGAGCAGGAACcgattcaaaattcaaaatactCCAATTTTAGCATGTCTTTACAACCAAGATGACTCCAATCTAAATGTGAACGAGTTTTCTTGGACGCCACACTACTGGTTATTTAAAAGTAAGGACAGAAAGACAAATAGACACTTCACTTAGCTATTTGCTCACCCCTTGAGAAACTATTCActctaagaaaagaaaatataaattgactaaactacccctaattaaataggaaTTGAAATTtaatcacataacacttaataggggcaaatcttgaaagataaggttaattgtttcttaatttaataaatagacactttttttgacacaagaagaaaaaaaaaagctaagtggacacattttttgatccggagggaatAATATTCAAATCATAAATTTTCTTATGATAGTGGTATCCGAACTAGCTTGCACATATATCGATGACACCACTAAATATTTGCTACCTTTCACCggtataaatataaaataattctaCTTACCTTTTTTGTAATCCTTAGAATTCTACTTCAAATGACTCCAATGAGACGGCTACGCATGCATTAAGCATTGCAACTTTGCAAAGTTAATACAAACTAAAACGCGTCGTTTTACGTTTTCTTATCCGCGTTTTAGTTTtcatttcacacacacacacatcaacacagctcaacaaaaacaaaattctatttgcatctctttcctttttaagcAAATTCTGGCTATATATAAAGCATCAAATTTGGCTATAATATAAactacaaaatttaaaaagagaGAGTAGAGAAGAGAACTTACAAAAAAAATGGCGTATTACTATATTGAAGAAGAAGCTTGGAAATGTCCAAAACACCCTTCAAAGAATAAACGCCGAACTGGAGTTTGTTCAATTTGCCTCCGTGATCGACTTTCTAAACTTTGCCCTAACTGCGCTAACGTGCGCCCTTCTTGTACTTGCACTAACGTGCACACTTGCTCTGGTTGCACTAACGTGCGCCCTTGTTCAAATTGCGCCGGCGCCGCCGCCTCTGCGAcgtcttcatcttcttcctccaAAATCAACGGCGGAGATGAAACGGCGTTATGTAGGTCAAAATCCGTCGGAATTCCGGTTTTAAGAAAGGTAACTGTTAATTCCAGTGAACAGAAGAGCACTAACGTGCGCCCTTGTTCAAATTGCGCCGCCTCTACGACGTCGTCATCTTCTTCCGCTAAGATCAACGGCGGAGATGAAACGGCGTTATGTAGGTCAAAATCCGTCGGAATTCCGTTTTTAAAATCGCGAACTGTTAATTCCGGCGAGCGTAAGAGCACTAACGTGCGCCATTGTTCTAATTGCGCTAACGTGCGCACTGAGCCGTCATTTTCCCGGTCAAAATCCGTTGGAATTCCGTTTCTAAAATCGCGAAATGAGAAGAGTACGAAAACAGCGTCGTTTTGGTGGATTTTTAAGTCAAGGAAAAGGAGAGGAAAATTAGAGAACGAATTACAAGTGAAAGCGAACGGTGTTAATGATAAGTTATACTGCAATGATACTATGAGATCGAGATCGGTGAATGTGGCGGCGATGACGTCACTTTCCGGCGGAAATGACGTCAGTTATTCGCCGGAAAAGTTGAAAGGATGGTATTTGTTAAGTCCGATGAAGGTTTTCCGGCAATCTAAGGCGCCAAAATTGGTTAACTTAAAATAACCGCAGCAGTTGTAcggaggttttttttttcactctctCAATTTGCCCAACTGTTTTGGCGGGAAGATTACAATTTTACGTGGTAAAAATTTGCTTATATTCTATGCGTCGTTTGGTAGGTAGCCAAAATTCTCCAGGATTATAATCTCGGGATTAATTTATTCCATctcttgggattattttatatcatcttaaGTGGTGTAAGAAAGGATATCCCATCTTTTAAGTTGGGATGCAttttataccttgtttggtacaaggtataaatttatcccaggataaatttagggtttagggtaaatttataccttctaccaaacatggtacaaaaaattagtgctgggatatcccagtttataccatgcaccaaatgACCCCTATATGTTTGTatcaaattatattaatttgaactcttatcatattcttagtgaaaaatatgtatgtgcaagcatatatatacatttattaatTTGATATAGTTATTAAATATGAGTAAAAAATTCCATTTTACGTTGAAGTTAGAGTATTCTTTCTGCTTAAACAAGCAAGTTATTACCTGTCTAATCAGAAGTTTTGGATTTGAGCCCTTGTGAATGGAAAAAGATGTTGTTAGGAGCGTTACTTCATAAATGGGTCCTGTAATGCACAAATCGAGATTTAGCTGAATTTTAATGCGAGTGCCGATCACCGAGTGAGAaattaaacaacaacaaaaatcgAGTTGCCGCTGTGGATTTGTAGCTGTCTTTCCTTTGCATTTAATTTGAGTATTGTTTGGACaatatttgatttgaaatttggtggGGGGCAGTATTTAAAATTgaagtatattaaaaaatgatgtGAAAATTCTATACATATCACTACAACTTcaaattcatttctttcttatgtTACCAACTTGCTTTTAACTTCTTTTGCTTTCTGTTTTTATTGGATTTAATAACTATTTATATTCAATGATAGAGTACACTTGACAAATTTAACCGAGCTACTATAGAGGTCCCTCACCttatatttcatgttattgaatTTTACTTATGATGGGTAAATACCTTTTAATTGACTTgataatgtttttaaaataaattatattgtCAGTATATAAGAGTTAAGTTTATTTTACAATCATATAAATTGTTACCATTACAAAATCTAATGTGAGTATTTTTCAGTAGGATGATTGATGCAAATAACTGCTTGAATAATGTCATAGTAAATGCTTATTCATCTCTCTTTGATTTGTGCATAATTAAGCCTGATAAATAAAGTTACACTTACATTTGTGCATAATTAAGCTCGATAATTCTTGATAACTGCTGAATTATATCAGAAAAATGATATGATCTTGCAATATTACAGAGGATGATATTGATTCTAGAGAGAACTAGATACTGATCAAGTTGTTATTTAGTTAATGTAGACTTGTGATTGAGACAACTTTTTTGGAGTGTGCTAATTAATTAGTAGATAAAGAAAAGTGGGTCAacaataaattgataataaCTTGGGAGATATCAAAGCAAATCCCAGCCATAGCACATGCAAGGTGTTGTCTTTTTTAGTGGATAAATCAGCACATACCTTTTCATACATTAGGTATCACATCATGTTTAATATTGCGATCCTGACACAAATGGAAATCGTGAAATGGATGGAATCCACCACCCTTAACTAGAGCCTATCTACAAGAGTCAAGATCAACCGCAATTGCTCGTTACTTTTGGTCGCCGTACTCAATCCCGCCAAACCCAAGTAATTAAGTATCGATAAAGATTTCTTGATTCCTCGTGACCGAGCTACAGTTTAGAAGCAAACTACCTCTTGCCTATCTCGCTTTCTTCCTTCAGCTGGTTGAGCCTTCGTTTTTTGGATAGTCTTCTACTCAATGCGCTACTCCTATTTTTTGGTGCCCATTGGGTTTACTTTGTTCACGAGTCGATCCCATGACAACAAAAAAAGGATCTGATTTTAAGTTTCTGGGAATGGAGAAATATTGAACAGGGAGCATTTTCGCCTTTAACTAACCTTAGCACCTACGCTATGCGAGTCTGGACCATTCAACTATTAAATTTGAATAACGGAtgattaaacaaaaaataatgcaTTTCTGTCGTAGCTTTGGTTTAAGCCAAAGATGATTTAATCTTtgctttaaatattttattatgcCTTTAAGGACATGCtgtaatatacatataacatgtataaatcacaaaattttgatttttgatacgtatcaaaaaaaattcttaaactTTTTATTCAGTCAATCAACCATACCCTATCATATAAAATGAGACGAGAGATCATACTTAAAACAATTTTCGTGATATGTCAAAAAGCTTTATCTTGTCTTTAGATCATATCGAACTTTAAaacaatgatttttttttttttttttttgtgtcttcTATTCTCATTATTTATGAAATGTGAACCATGAAATCTTGAACCATGATATACTTGAAGGACCCAATGAAATTTAAGTTGTGGTCAGGGAACTTTAGAAAGGGACTTGAACAATTATTGTATGGACAAAAATCTATAATTGAATTATTAAGCTGTCAGTGTCACTGTATTCTGTCTAAATATCCTTCAGTGCTACCAACTAACAAGAACATAGGGAGTTATATTGGAGTAAATAATTGTTTAATTCCACTATCCTATTTTCTTTCCCACTGTCCTACATTTGTCCCACCACTATTTTGTATTGgttaaacatatataaattgTTTCGTCAATATTTGTTCAATATGCATCTGTGTATTAACTAtgtctttttctcctttttttcaaGTACAAGATTAAGCAAAATCTAATCGAAGTGAGCTCCATATCATTGATTGGTACATGGCTCTTCGACCTCTTTATTTTTATGGAGTATTCAATATGTAAATTTGTTTTACACAATAGAGAATATTAACAAATTTATATTTATCAAACTAAGACGAGTTTAAATGTAGCAACATGAACATTGAAAATTCATGTAGCCGATAAAATCACAACTTGCTTGACATtgagaaataatattttgtaatatagtACAGTAGAACAGATTTAATATACCGGGTACATAAACGTCATCAGAAAATGTAGTACATAATGTTTGCAAGTTGCAACTTAAGCCCATCATGTTAATCAAAATCATAATCTTTGATTATATGCATCTTATCCTCTGAACTCTTAACAATGTAATATATAAATTCCTACACTGCATATATACGTTGATATATAATAAAACAAACACCTGATATCCAAAAACTACCCAGGCCGATTCAAGAGTACACTGAGACCTGGCAAGGGCAGAGTGCAGTTCTAGTTACAGGTTCAGCATAACACAGTAGATTCGGTCAAATCTCTACAAGTTAGTAACTTCTATTTTatccttctttcattttcaatcAGAAATAGAAGAGTTGAGTAAATTGAACATCCAAAAGAGGTAAATGGACAAGGGGAACGAAATGCGAGTGTTTAAAAATccacttaatatgtatatataatttatccAGAACCCAATAAGCTGTTTTTTTCTCGAATCCACAacccataaactcaaaattttgaatcCGCCTCCAAGACCTGGAGGTTTAAATCAAAAAGACTATTCTATCATACAAACTACAAGTGTTCTGCAAAAGTCAAAGACCTAGTCATCTGAAGCTGCTAGCCATTACAGGATGTAAACCAGAGCCAAAACTTGACCTACGTCGACCAGCTGAACTTCTATCGTCTCTACTACTCGGAGAACCTTcgatttttctccttttcttgttCAAAAATGAACCTTCACTTTGTGAGCCACGCATAGCAGCCATTAATTGTTGACCTCTTGACCCGGGAATAGTTTTCTTAATTAGAGAACACgcctcctttctttccaagtcCTGCTCTAGATCCTTCTGTGATTGATGCTTGCAAGAAACTTGATCTGCTAATGTTACATGGCCACGAGGAATGGCATAACTGTTTTCTGCAAATAAAAACCAGTTATTTAGTAGGAGTTGGACAATATTTTTGGttttagttgaaaaaaaaaaaagtgtatgcAGTTGAAAAAGAGCTTTTTCGATATActttttttggtcccaaattttttacTTGGAAAAAAAGTAACGAAATTGTGGGAGTGGATCATTATTTCACTTGAAATACTCTACAAACCTATGTTATTCAGACTCCTTGAAAATGTCGCTGGGTGCGTGTGGGACCATAAAAAAGCAGTGCACTTTTTTTTAGGACCTGACACGGGGTGCTacaacatttttgaagagtccgcaACATAGCTTCAAACCagttttttatattttccaAGCACTGAAGTTCACGAAATGATAAGGAATACTCGGAAACACATCTAGGAAAACCATTATGTGCAAATAATGAAATTTTGTGCGTGGCCAAATGGGATAGCATGCTGCGTACTCAGCTTTCTATAGCATGGACTCTCAAATAAATTATAGAAGATGAGTTTACCGGGTGGATCATCTCGGTGTATCTCTGGACTAGGAGACCTAGATGGTGTCTTGGGAGTCAGAGTTTCCATTCTTCCGGTCACACCAATGTCCCGAGTACAGTTGTTTACATTATGCTTTGAAGCTAAAGACACTTTATCCGCTTCAGCAGTATGGTAATCGAGAGAGTTAACCGCACCAGTTGGTCCTGGAGTAGACGTCGGCTCAACGTCCCGTGATTCACTATCCTCAATCTTGTCGAGCTCAGGCTTAGTAGATGCCTCGTCTGCAGCATGATCAGATTCGCTGACATCGGAAGCATGATTATTTAGAATGCACGGAGAAGTTATGGATATAGCGTCCACATTATCCAGAACTGACTTGGGAGAAGTATTGAATATGGTCGGATCTATGAAGGGCTTTTGCATTTCAACGAAATCTGAGAACCATGGGGTACCTCTCTTTGCATAAAGCATAATATATGCTTCCTCTTCCAAAACTAGATCTTCGTGAACCCGGAAAACCTATGACAATCGAACAAAAATATCAACTTAGTGGTCGTATATGCTTCTATGCCTGGGGAACTGGGCAGTGGTAAATAACAAATACAAGCAAAGCTCATTTAATataaagttgaaaaagaaacaCACAATGTCAAGTCAAAAGACCCCCATAAATATTCAGAAATTGTAGAAACACATAGATTAGTCCAACACTAATAActtgtttggccaaacttctcAGAAgtcaaaaatgcttatttttttcaggtgcttattttaaggagttgaggtatttgaccaagcttttaggAAAAAGATTattgtttttgagtagtagtagGAGCTATTTTTCAGAATTGAAAAAAGTAGCCTTTCCCGAGATGCACTTTTGGAACCTTTGCAAAGCACGAATTGCTGCTTTAATATTACCAAAAGTGTCTCttcaaattgattagtcaaacacaaactACTACTCTCCAAAATCACTTTTTAGAAAAACACTTCTCAAAATAAGCAGATTCTGAAAGCTTGGTCAAGCTATAAGCAACATAAAGAGGACATCATTTCACTATCCTCCATACCTCTGAGTCATCAAATTTGTACCATTCATCTGGTGCAGACCGGACGTAGCTGTAATAGTGCCCTGAACAGGATGAAAACCCAATATGCACTATAACTGCATAAAGATCGTACTTCATTTCTTCCTGTTgcaaaaaaaggaagaattgAAACAATATCATGTTACTGCTCACAAAAGATTAAATGAAGGGAAGAAAGTTCTTTAAAAGTAAATGTACGTAAAAAGTCCAAATGCAGCTCTATTACAACATATTGAACTGTGTATGTTATCTACCAGAATACAGGGAAAGTTTAATCTCATTACACCAAATACTTTTCTATAGATGTCATAAGGGCCAAACAAGGTGGCACAGACCCCCAAAAACTATCTGCCAAATATTTATACACATGATAATAATTCAAAAAGTTATAAACTACTattctctccgtcccaatttatgtgaaggtgtttcactaagcacagagtttaagaatgaaataaagacttctgaaacttgtttaaataaaccata
This portion of the Lycium ferocissimum isolate CSIRO_LF1 chromosome 1, AGI_CSIRO_Lferr_CH_V1, whole genome shotgun sequence genome encodes:
- the LOC132058720 gene encoding uncharacterized protein LOC132058720 — its product is MAYYYIEEEAWKCPKHPSKNKRRTGVCSICLRDRLSKLCPNCANVRPSCTCTNVHTCSGCTNVRPCSNCAGAAASATSSSSSSKINGGDETALCRSKSVGIPVLRKVTVNSSEQKSTNVRPCSNCAASTTSSSSSAKINGGDETALCRSKSVGIPFLKSRTVNSGERKSTNVRHCSNCANVRTEPSFSRSKSVGIPFLKSRNEKSTKTASFWWIFKSRKRRGKLENELQVKANGVNDKLYCNDTMRSRSVNVAAMTSLSGGNDVSYSPEKLKGWYLLSPMKVFRQSKAPKLVNLK